Part of the Vicia villosa cultivar HV-30 ecotype Madison, WI unplaced genomic scaffold, Vvil1.0 ctg.006667F_1_1, whole genome shotgun sequence genome, CAATTAGGGCAtgttttttaatttatgaatAATGTACCAAATCACTATTCAACATTACTAGAGTataaaatctttttaaatataatgTTATTTGATTAAAACATTATTTATCATGTTTTTAGGAGAGTTTTGAATAACATTATATCTTtaactaaataatatatttttgagatGGAGGGAATGATGATGTACTAGATCATGATTCTTACAAAGGTTCATGCATGCATTCAGGGAAAGAATTTTGAGTGCACACATCCTCATATTTTCTTCCATTCAATTTTTTCTCCATTTACTCATTCACATTCTGATATCTTCATTCTTAGAGGTCAAGAAAACAAGTGCATTAAACTAGCAAAAGAGCTCCTTATGAAAAGACCTATATTTTCCCTCCAATCATTTGTTATTTACTAATTTTCCATCTTGTTCAATCGTAACCAATTCCTTAAGATTTATATTTACTAGAAGGATGATCTTGAGTGAGAATGACTATTATGCCCTGAATTCCATCTTTTCCCAAAATGCCCTCGACATTAAAGTTAAATTTCTATGCATGCCATTCGTGATCAAATAGTTGACCAATCATGTCATGTATATGATATAAGTACTTAAGATTACTTAATACCTCATAAATAAAACCGTCATCTTAAAATTTTGGTTTAAAAGGCAATAACCAAACTTAGGTAAAAATCTgtgttattaaattttatattagtatatatctTTCACTtagtaatatatttttgaaatttcatacAGTTAAATATATCGTTTGattatgaaataaatatttaattattaaaacgaAATAATAAGATACAAAAatttatactatatatatatatatatatatatatatatatatatatatatatatatacaatataaTAACTAAATAAGATATGATGCATGTACCGTAATCATTTTTAAAATGAACTATAAatattagtaaataaataatataaaggaagaaataaaatattttagcaTCTAAATTTTTTTACATTGTATTAGTTATAATTCTACCTTTTTAGATAGTATCTTACCATTTTATGTTTCTACATTCTTACTCCCTTGGTTCTTTATCACATTTAACTCATTGAAGACAATGTATGTATTCTACCTATAAGTTAAAGGCGTTAGAAGTTTCTTTCCACAACTTCATAGAAAGAGTACTTTCTCAAATAAAATTAGTAAATGTATTTGGGTGACAAGACGCATGGCTGCAAAGAGACATCTTAGCTATGAGTTGGAAGATGGTTCTCGGAGGATGTTTGATCCAAGCGATGAAGATCTTATATACATTTACCTCAGAAAGAAGATTCATAAGCCCCTATTTCTACTCAATACTATTATTCAATTAGATGTGTTTCAAACAGAACCTTGGAGGCTACCAAGAGGTAAGTCgtgaatttaaaatatttgaatctcaTTCATAAGTTGCATTACCCGTTTAAATTTTAAGTGTTATTTTCACCCCACCCTTAATACATTTCAGGTATTATGACATCTATTAGCGATAGCAAGTATTAtttctttaaaattaaaaatagtagatttgaAAATAAGGATACAAGACCAGCAGGAAAC contains:
- the LOC131643049 gene encoding transcription factor JUNGBRUNNEN 1-like — translated: MAAKRHLSYELEDGSRRMFDPSDEDLIYIYLRKKIHKPLFLLNTIIQLDVFQTEPWRLPRGIMTSISDSKYYFFKIKNSRFENKDTRPAGNGEWKSMEKNKEISLPNNMFTGIKNTLEFWKMQGGELVKTEWLMNEFRITSSAHPTEVSAFAAYRITKTVLPSVVDITMEDGCISPPPSP